The Notamacropus eugenii isolate mMacEug1 chromosome Y, mMacEug1.pri_v2, whole genome shotgun sequence genome includes a window with the following:
- the LOC140516858 gene encoding olfactory receptor 14A16-like has product MANLTVVTEFLLRNFFNTWQLQILHAMFFLLIYLVALMGNLLIFTLISLDEHLHTPMYFFLKNLSLLDLCLISVTVPKSIANSLSHNSSISYVGCVLQIFLVILFSGSEIFLLTAMSYDRYAAICQPLHYDVIMTRDACLRMAAVSWLAGGVFGVMYSATTFSLPFCGSKEIHQFFCDVPSLVKISCSETHMTIYLTMAFIVGLGILCCISITVSYGHIFSTVLKISTTEAQSKAFSTCLPHLIVLMVFVTSAILAYLKPPSYSDSVVDLLLSMFYAVVPPTMNPIIYSLRNKDIKTSLRKLTAWQYFLKGSMLKSFL; this is encoded by the coding sequence ATGGCCAACCTCACAGTGGTAACAGAATTCCTCCTCAGAAACTTTTTCAACACTTGGCAGCTGCAGATCTTACATGCTATGTTCTTCTTGCTGATCTACCTGGTTGCTCTGATGGGGAATCTGCTCATCTTCACTCTCATCTCTCTAGATGAGCACCTTCAcactcccatgtacttcttccttaAGAACCTGTCTCTTTTAgatctctgcctcatttctgtTACTGTCCCCAAATCAATTGCAAACTCTTTAAGTCACAATTCTTCTATATCTTATGTGGGATGTGTATTGCAGATTTTTTTAGTGATTTTGTTTTCAGGGTCAGAGATTTTTCTCCTCACAGCAATGTCCTATGATCGTTATGCGGCCATCTGTCAACCTCTGCACTATGATGTCATCATGACCAGAGATGCTTGTCTGAGGATGGCAGCTGTTTCCTGGCTAGCTGGAGGTGTGTTTGGTGTGATGTACTCAGCTACTACCTTCTCCTTGCCCTTCTGTGGCTCCAAGGAGATCCATCAGTTCTTTTGTGATGTCCCTTCCTTAGTCAAGATCTCTTGCTCTGAGACACACATGACAATTTATTTGACAATGGCTTTTATCGTTGGTTTAGGAATATTGTGCTGTATTTCCATAACAGTGTCTTATGGTCATATCTTCTCAACTGTGCTGAAGATTTCAACTACAGAGGCTCAGTCAAAAGCCTTTTCCACTTGCCTGCCCCACCTCATTGTTCTCATGGTTTTTGTAACAAGTGCCATATTGGCTTATTTAAAGCCACCTTCATACTCTGACTCAGTTGTGGATCTATTATTGTCTATGTTTTATGCAGTGGTGCCCCCAACCATGAACCCTATCATCTATAGTTTGAGGAATAAGGATATCAAGACTTCTCTAAGGAAACTTACAGCTTGGCAATATTTCTTAAAGGGTTCAATGCTAAAGTCTTTTCTTTGA
- the LOC140516859 gene encoding olfactory receptor 14A2-like: MANLTMITGFLLMSFSNTWEMQVLHIMLFLLIYLMALMGNLLIFTLICLDMCLHTPMYFFLKNLSFLDFCFITVTVPKSIINSLSHSYFISYLGCATQVFLVILFAASEVFILTAMSYDRYVAICQPLHYEMIMKEEACMKMAAASWFTGGMIGLMYAVSTFSLPFCGSKEIHQFFCDVNSLLKIACSKSHIAVDVTIVIGSILVILCCIFIAISYGQIFSTVLKIPTTEGQSKAFSTCLPHLIILTVFVTTGAMAYLKPPLDSYTILDLLLSVLYTMVPPTLNPVIYSLRNKDMKTSMKKLIAKTHFSERLIAKAFH; encoded by the coding sequence ATGGCCAACCTCACCATGATCACAGGATTCCTGCTCATGAGCTTTTCTAATACCTGGGAGATGCAAGTTTTACATATCATGCTCTTCTTACTGATCTACTTGATGGCATTAATGGGAAACCTGCTCATCTTCACCCTCATCTGTCTGGATATGTGCCTCCACacccccatgtacttcttcctgaAGAATCTGTCCTTTTTAGATTTTTGCTTCATTACTGTGACTGTCCCCAAATCTATAATAAATTCTCTAAGTCATAGTTACTTTATCTCTTATTTAGGGTGTGCAACACAGGTCTTTTTAGTGATTTTATTTGCAGCATCAGAGGTTTTTATCCTCACAGCTATGTCCTATGATCGCTATGTGGCCATTTGTCAGCCCTTGCActatgaaatgataatgaaagaaGAGGCTTGCATGAAGATGGCAGCTGCTTCCTGGTTTACTGGAGGTATGATTGGTCTAATGTATGCAGTTAGTACATTCTCCTTGCCTTTCTGTGGCTCCAAAGAGATCCACCAGTTCTTCTGTGATGTCAATTCCCTACTGAAGATTGCCTGCTCTAAATCACACATTGCAGTTGATGTGACAATAGTTATTGGGAGCATTTTAGTGATTCTCTGCTGTATCTTCATAGCTATATCTTATGGTCAAATCTTCTCAACTGTGCTAAAGATTCCAACCACAGAGGGTCAATCAAAAGCCTTCTCCACTTGCCTGCCCCACCTCATCATTCTTACAGTCTTTGTGACAACTGGAGCCATGGCTTATCTAAAACCACCTTTGGACTCTTATACAATTCTGGATCTATTGTTGTCTGTGTTGTATACTATGGTGCCACCAACCTTGAACCCTGTTATTTATAGTCTGAGAAACAAGGATATGAAGACTTCCATGAAAAAGCTCATAGCCAAGACACACTTTTCAGAGAGATTAATTGCAAAGGCTTTTCATTGA